One window of Watersipora subatra chromosome 3, tzWatSuba1.1, whole genome shotgun sequence genomic DNA carries:
- the LOC137391070 gene encoding uncharacterized protein — protein sequence MRVGKLVNQTKSVVARLSARPSDNEELLQEFNQTIAHGLLSLLQSNNRKLEEIEQQLQEDDERRGLSSAVDIQPASGGGSSYIRWGKKSCGNSSELLYTGLAAGQFYGHEGGSSVYTCLPSEPEYNSYLAGDQGNYIYGAEYQTDSNIFPSRMHDQNVPCSRCYLPSRSTTIMIPAQRTCPSSWNKEYEGYLMSGHYNHKRAYNYVCMDKEPEALTGLHANTDGALFYFVQGSCAHLGYCPPYIQDAELACVVCSK from the exons ATGAGGGTTGGAAAATTGGTAAACCAGACCAAGTCAGTTGTAGCGCGACTATCTGCCAGGCCCTCTGATAATG AAGAACTCCTACAAGAGTTTAACCAAACAATTGCTCATGGGTTGCTGAGCCTCCTCCAAAGCAACAACAGAAAGTTGGAAGAAATTGAGCAACAACTGCAGGAAGATGACGAGAGAAGAGGACTTTCTTCAGCAG TTGATATACAACCAGCTTCTGGGGGAGGAAGTTCGTACATCAGATGGGGCAAGAAATCATGTGGTAACTCTTCGGAGCTTCTCTACACAG GGCTAGCAGCAGGGCAATTCTATGGTCATGAAGGAGGCTCATCTGTCTATACATGTCTCCCATCAGAGCCAGAGTATAACTCATATTTAGCTGGTGATCAGGGTAATTACATATATGGAGCAGAGTACCAGACCGACTCTAATATATTTCCCAGTCGTATGCATGACCAGAATGTACCCTGTTCCAGATGCTACCTTCCTAGCAGGTCAACAACTATTATGATACCTGCTCAAAGAACTTGCCCATCATCTTGGAATAAG GAGTACGAAGGATATCTGATGTCAGGACACTACAATCACAAAAGAGCGTACAACTATGTTTGTATGGACAAAGAACCAGAAGCCTTAACTGGACTACATGCCAATACAGATGGAGcgctgttttattttgttcaaggAAGCTGCGCCCACCTTGGATACTGCCCACCTTATATTCAGGATGCAGAATTAGCTTGTGTTGTCTGCTCTAAATAG